In Papaver somniferum cultivar HN1 chromosome 9, ASM357369v1, whole genome shotgun sequence, the genomic stretch GCTGATGCTGCTCAGAGAAGAAGAATGATAGAACAACTAATTTGGTAGCAAGAGAGACTTTAGATCAGAAGGATATTTACtgtgatgagaagaagatgaatgagagaactaATTtactcagagaagaagaagaatcgaagGTCTCTTCCTCTGAGACTATTAGGTCTCTTCCTCTCGAAAAAACAACTAATGCTATTAGGTTTCACCGAAAGCTAAAGATGTTTATATATCAAACTCCAACTTCCCATATTATCCTTAATACATTTACTAAATTCTCTATATGtcctacggtgcgggtaatccgcggttaTCAAATCCCAACCGCAGACGTAACCGCaccgcgtgcggatttgagaatgcacccgtgtccggtccataactcttgcggattggttttcacccgcaatgTTGCGCacggatacgggtcaaatccgcggttccgatttttatgctcacccctagtcCTTCACAATTCAACATATACAGTTAGCCATGTCGCCTTGATTTAAGGGCTAAGCATTAACGCGATCCAAGGTTGAATCAAGATAGCGCAAAAGATCAAAGTCGTTGGATATTAACTTTTAAAGAAAAATCTGATGGTTTGAAATAGATTGGGCACAAATAGCACAACCATTAGATTTTAACTTCTATAACAAATCTAATGGATCAGAGCACATAAAAGTAAAATTTTGTTGTGCCAAATAATTTGGCATCACAAAGTTGATTCAAGATCGCGTTGTAACAATTGCTTGACTAAAAACTTGGAATCAACACTTTCGACCACGCCTTTGGCTGTGAATGTTGAATTGTGAATCACCATAAGAGGGAAGGTGTTGTCTTACGCTTTTAGGTTCACTTCTCTTCTCTGTGGCTCATTTGCTGTTGTTGCTTAATGAACCCTTAAGAGGAACTTAAGGATTGATCCCTTCACAGCCCATGAAAAATTTGATGCCTCATGTCAGACTATATTTCTTTCTATTTTCTTTCAATAGGTTGGAGAGGTCATGCAACCACAAGCCCCTTGTAGCTTCTCCTTGGATTTCTGCTGACATTTAAATCAGTACTGTTTGAAGGTTGAAAACATAGTTGCACGTACAATCCAGTTTGACGAACAGCTTCACAAAACTTTTCATCTGTAACACTTATGTGTGGCCTTGTGTTGTCTTGTTGAATGAAGATAGTATTGTCGTCATGTGGCCATTTTTAAATGATTGCAAGGAGTAGTTTATTGATCCCTTCACAGCCCATGGGAAATTTGATGCCTCATGTCATACTATACTTCTACTTTCTTTCAACAGGTTGGAGAGGTCATGCAATCACAAGCCCCGTGCAGCTTCTCCTTGGATTGATTCTCATATCACTTAGAGTCCGTCATGCTATGTCTTTACATTCTCCTGACTCATGACTCATAACATGGTTatgaaaaattgattttcataagatttataAATTACCTCCATAATCAATTTTGAGCTCCTtatccacaattatttaggtaTGTTGAGAATGAACTACACTATATAAAAAAAAGTCTTTGACAAcaagcaaaaagaagaaaaaaggaaaacaCAGGAATGAACTTGGTTATACTGAAGATCTAAAGCCAAGACAGGATTACAGGGAAGAAATAATAACTTCTAATTATAAACGTCGATTTTTAcatataaacaaaacaaaaaagtaaGGTTATTAAACAGTGACGTGCTACTAGTCATCCTCTGCAGAAAGCAACCATGCAAGGTATTCAGAACCATAATTCAAGGCTGAGTCAGTGTGACTGGGTGGAACAACTCTCTTTCTTAGTAAAGTTTCTACAGTTGGGCATGTCCTCTTTCGCCCTCCCTTTGCTCTAGCTTGGAAGTGTTCATCTGCCTCTTGGAAATCCCCCTGGAAGTAATGGAGATTGTGAGATACCCGACTCAATGATTCTTTGAAACATTCCAGAAAATTAACTTTTAAGAATTTAGTGATGCAATAGTCCATAAAACTTACATGGACATACACATGAGACCCAGATTTCTCATGGTTATCCCTCACGTGCTTGAATGAAAACCTTTGACCGCAATCTGGAAACCGGCATGCAAATGGTCGAAGCTGGAGATGAACGGACTTGACATGCTGGTTGAGATTTGATTTCTGCAAGTGGATATACACAAAAACATTACACGTCAAAAATTGACATGGAAAACAAGTAGAACCGAAAATTTTCATGACAAGAAAACTGGATAACtcatcgaaaagaaaaagaaaaagacatgTTACTATCTTACAGTTGCAAATGTGCATTCACAACCCTTGATGCTGCACTTTATCCTTTCAGTTGAGCCTGCAATTTCATGTCCCCGCATATGCCGCTTCATATTTTTCTTCAACTGCTTGGTCCCACAAACCTCACAAAGAACATGTTGGTGGCATGATTGAACATGAGCCTTAAGGCAATCATTATTGGCAAAATATTTCATACAGTCAGGTTCACAGCAGATTGCCTCAACAGACTCCAGTTTCACTGTTGTCATTAATCAAAAATTATTAGAATACTGGATTTTAACATAAACTCAAAGCCAGAGAAAAAATAAGAAACAGAGACTTTTAAATCTTTGTGCagcttaaattatataaaaagaaACTTGCCATGAGACTCTTCATGTTTCCTCAGCCTTGAGGCATACTTGAACACCTTCCCACATCCAATTTCTTGGCAAATATGTTGTGTTTGACCTtgactattagaagaagaagatcctTCATCCTCATGCATATCCTCTATGTGCCGCTTCACATTGCCTTTGTAAGCAAATTTCTGGTTGCAGCCCTCCACAGGACATGAGAATATTTTCCCTTGGTGCTGGAGCAAGTGGCGATTCAGATGATCTTTCCTTCTGTAGCTTGAGTGACAATCATTAACAGGGCAACTAAATGGCCTCTGCAAAGAATGAAAGAAAAGGAATACTGGGTTTAAATCTTGTCAAGGTGCGCAATCATACTTCAATTGtcaatttgattttaattttacaAGTAAAAAACAAAATAAGACTTGAACCTCAAAAAGATTAAGCGGCGTGTAACCGAGCCTCACTTGATGGAGCTTCACAGGTGGTCCCCCAACCTGCTACTAGTCCACTCAAGTTCTCTTCGCATTTTGGAGTTTATTAGATGGATTCCAATGCTTCACACCATACATACATCAACAAGCTTTTAATGGAATATTGACCATTAAAAAATCTATACCCTGCAAAATCACTTTCTTTTAAATCACTTGGATACCATAAATATCAACAGAGAGCAACAAAGCCACAGCTACCAATCACAGTTCGGTACAAGGTGGCCAACTACGAtcactaaaccctaacatgataaAGCTAAACCCTGACATGATAAAGTTTATATACCTCGAGCGAATGGCACTGCATATGTTGTTTCAAGTGAGCTGGCTTTTGAAAACTAGCACCACACTCTTCACAAGTATTATTTGGTTTGGCCTCTTCTTTTTCGTCAATTTCCATCTTTTCAATCTCTTCCTGAATCAAACACAATAAGCTCGGGAATTCTTTAAGTCAATCTGGGATATAATCGAGTGAGAAACCCAATtctataaaaacttaaaaaagagtAATCAATTTGACAAATCAATCTATGGTTACTTCAACAAGTAAAATCTTGAATAACTACGGACCAACTTTTAATATTTCCAACCACAGGCAAACAACTTAAGCATAAGAATCAGTTGGATATATAAAGAGAGTTAGATAGAAGGAAAACAACCTTGTGGTGAGTTTGAAGATGAGATGCGATTAGACATTTCTTAGACCTGCAAATTCCACAAAATTCACATTAAAAACGTCTGATATCTTTAcgcttttctttcttttctatttCAACTCCACTTTCTTCCATCTTCTCCTTAGATTTCAACACTCTAACTCTCCCtccgtctctctctctctctaggtTTTTTATTCAGGAGTTGTACGGCGGCGGGGATGAAATGGGATCAAAAAAGCCACTCCCTTGTCTCCAGCGGATTATATAGCCTGGCAAAACTAGGCCATTGTCACCTCGAAATGAAAAGAACTAGAATAGTCCAAATAGTCGCCAAACGCCAAGACACTAAAGTAgaaccaaggtttgaaaaaccgGTTACGTTTCGGATAGGGCTGCACAGAACCGAGCTGAACCGAGCAAACCAAGCCGAATCTGAACCGAACCGTTCATCCAACGGTTAGTTTCAGTTCATAACACAAGAACCGATTGATCTGTCAGTTCAGTCTACGGTTTGACCAAACAAACCGACCGAACCGAACCGACCGAACCGATTAATATAGACCCTAGATTTGTATCACCCTAATCAATCCTAGCCGTCTATATCTAAAACCCTAACTACTTAAACTCTCAGCTGGTTCACCCAAATTCATTTCTTCTTTCCATTTCTCTCACCTCACcagtcgcctccaccaccacTCATCAGAGAAccacctccatcaacaacatcatcaccTCTCTATCGAGCACCGCCACCTCTAGTTTCCTCTTCTATTTCTTTTTAGTTTCCTCTTCTATTTCTCTGTACTTTCTTCTTTATTTGTTCTTCTGTTTATAAACCAATCGATTTCTAGGGTTTCAAGTTCTAGGGTTTCTTAATTTGTTGAACTAAACCAATTGattgatttccttttagtttctgTTTATAAATCCATGTTTGTTGTCAATCGATATgggttttaattatttttctgttttttttataTGCAGAAAGACTGAGAGGAGCACCGCCACCTCTAGTAAGTCAATCGATTGATTTCTTTTTAGTTTCCTCTTCTATTTCTCTGTACTTTCTTCTTTATTTGTTCTTCTGTTTATAAACCAATCGATTTCTAGGGTTTCAAGTTCTAGGGTTTCTTAATTTGTTGAACTAAACCAATCGattgatttccttttagtttctgTTTATAAATCCATGTTTGTTGTCAATCGATATgggttttaattatttttctgttttttttataTGCAGAAAGACTGAGAGGAGCACCGCCACCTCTAGTAAGTCAATCGATTGATTTCTTTTTAGTTTCCTCTTCTATTTCTCTGTGCTTTCTTCTTTATTTGTTCTTCTGTTTATAAACCAATCGATTTCTAGGGTTTCAAGTTCTAGGGTTTCTTAATTTGTTGAACTAAACCAATCGattgatttccttttagtttctgTTTATAAATCCATGTTTGTTGTCAATCGATATgggttttaattatttttctgtttttttttttatatgcagaAAGACTGAGAGGAGCAGCAGCAGTTCTTCATCAAGTATAGAAAACTTGTGTTAAGACTTTGAGGAGCAGGTAACTTGTGTTTCTTCCTTTTCAGAGATTTTTCAGTGTTTTTCACTTCTTTATGAAGTATGCCTTTTAAGCAATGAAAATAGATCTAGAGATGTTGACGTGGGAATGAAAGTTGTGTGGTCTGAAGgattatttgtttgtttgtttcattAATAATCATGAGTGAGTCTGGATTTTGTTTTTGTgggttcttagggtttttagtgtttgatgtttttgaatctgataaagttggatttaagatataaagagttcTGGGTAGAGTGATAGTCTTTTCTGTCTTTCTGTGGTTATCTAGGTTATCTAGAACATGGTAAATGGAGTTGTTATGGGTTTTGATGTGTTTTTTATGTATGAAATCTCCTTCAATTTTGTTATGTGTTAGATTGGGTTTGTTTCTTTTATTACTTTTTGTGGGATTTTGAATTAGAAACATGGGGTTACGCTTAAGATATGCTTTTTGTTGGCTTGTTCTTCAACATGGTGTATCCTGTACCAATGCGTGTTCAGTTGTTCTCCCATTCTTTACACTCATGTATATATTTCTGGAAATTGTTAGTTCTTATACCTTTGACATTAAAGTTCTGTTTTTGTGGTACACTGTTGATCTTAACTGGACTGAGGTTGAAGGCATATGTTATGTTATCCCGTTGTCCGTATGTACGATACTTGCTTCAGTTTGTAGTGGGGATTCAATCTATATATGGTTAATTGACCTGGTATTCCTTGGGATTATTAGTGTTGTATCTGTTTAGTGATGTACTCAATAGCAGCTAAGTTTGTTTCAGTAACTTGTTATTGAATTGAAATCTTGATGCAATCTATGTGTGTAAGTA encodes the following:
- the LOC113309228 gene encoding transcription factor IIIA-like yields the protein MEIDEKEEAKPNNTCEECGASFQKPAHLKQHMQCHSLERPFSCPVNDCHSSYRRKDHLNRHLLQHQGKIFSCPVEGCNQKFAYKGNVKRHIEDMHEDEGSSSSNSQGQTQHICQEIGCGKVFKYASRLRKHEESHVKLESVEAICCEPDCMKYFANNDCLKAHVQSCHQHVLCEVCGTKQLKKNMKRHMRGHEIAGSTERIKCSIKGCECTFATKSNLNQHVKSVHLQLRPFACRFPDCGQRFSFKHVRDNHEKSGSHVYVHGDFQEADEHFQARAKGGRKRTCPTVETLLRKRVVPPSHTDSALNYGSEYLAWLLSAEDD